The Oncorhynchus masou masou isolate Uvic2021 unplaced genomic scaffold, UVic_Omas_1.1 unplaced_scaffold_554, whole genome shotgun sequence genome includes a window with the following:
- the LOC135536093 gene encoding actin-related protein 2/3 complex subunit 1A-A-like translates to MSLYSFGLEPLSCHAWNKDRTQIAVSPNSSVVIIYEKKGNEWAKIHELTEHSGRITGIDWAPDSNRIVTCASDRNAYVWTLKDKVWKPTLVLVRINRAATFVKWSPLENKFALGSGARLISVCYFEKENDWWLSKHIKKSIRSTVMCLDWHPNNILLAAGSSDFHCRIFSAYIKEIEEKPGPTAWGAKMPFGEMLLETKDCGGWVHSVSFSPSGDHLAWVAHNSSISVADATQGKEVTQLTTDRLPLVSVLYVSPTEMVAAGHDCCPFQFSYKGPGSLKFVKKLDIPKQTSRGSMSAMQHFRNLDKKATDDESNELGCLHQNSITQLCIVSGTKAHVDKYSSVGLDGAMVLWDFKVLPTYTTYTKGCGHPVK, encoded by the exons ATGTCTCTGTACAGCTTTGGGTTGGAGCCTCTCTCCTGTCATGCCTGGAATAAGGACAGGACAC AGATTGCTGTCAGCCCCAACAGCAGTGTGGTGATCATCTATGAGAAGAAGGGGAACGAGTGGGCCAAGATCCACGAGCTGACTGAGCACAGTGGACGAATCACAG GCATCGACTGGGCTCCGGATTCGAACCGCATCGTGACGTGTGCATCGGATCGTAATGCGTACGTGTGGACCCTGAAGGACAAGGTGTGGAAGCCCACTCTGGTGTTGGTGAGGATCAACCGGGCTGCTACTTTTGTCAAGTGGTCCCCTCTGGAGAATAAGTTTGCCCTGGGCAGCGGTGCTCGCCTCATCTCTGTCTGCTACTTCGAGAAGGAGAACGACTG GTGGCTCAGTAAGCACATAAAGAAGAGCATCCGGTCCACGGTGATGTGTCTGGACTGGCACCCCAACAACATCCTGTTGGCTGCAGGATCCTCTGActtccactgcag GATCTTCTCTGCCTACATCAAGGAAATCGAGGAAAAGCCAGGCCCGACAGCTTGGGGGGCTAAGATGCCATTTGGGGAGATGCTGCTGGAGACCAAGGACTGTGGAGGTTGGGTACACAGTGTCTCCTTCTCCCCCAGCGGAGACCACCTGGCCTGGGTCGCTCACAACAGCAGCATCAGTGTGGCCGACGCCACCCAGGGGAAAGA GGTGACTCAGCTGACAACGGACCGTCTCCCTCTAGTGAGCGTGCTCTATGTGAGCCCCACAGAGATGGTTGCCGCG GGCCATGACTGCTGTCCGTTTCAGTTCTCCTATAAGGGCCCAGGCAGTCTGAAGTTTGTTAAGAAGCTGGACATCCCCAAGCAGACCTCTAGGGGCAGCATGTCCGCCATGCAACACTTCCGCAATCTGGATAAGAAGGCTACTGACGACGAGAGCAACGAGCTGGGCTGCCTGCACCAGAACAGCATCac TCAGCTGTGTATCGTGTCAGGAACTAAGGCCCACGTGGACAAGTACAGCAGTGTGGGTCTGGACGGAGCTATGGTCCTCTGGGACTTCAAGGTACTGCCTACATACACCACATATACAAAAGGATGTGGACACCCCGTCAAATGA
- the LOC135536094 gene encoding actin-related protein 2/3 complex subunit 1A-A-like: MSLYSFGLEPLSCHAWNKDRTQIAVSPNSSVVIIYEKKGSEWAKIHELTEHSGRITGIDWAPDSNRIVTCASDRNAYVWTLKDKVWKPTLVLVRINRAATFVKWSPLENKFALGSGARLISVCYFEKENDWWLSKHIKKSIRSTVMCLDWHPNNILLAAGSSDFHCRIFSAYIKEIEEKPGPTAWGAKMPFGEMLLETKDCGGWVHSVSFSPSGDHLAWVAHNSSISVADATQGKEVTQLTTDRLPLVSVLYVSPTEMVAAGHDCCPFQFSYKGPGSLKFVKKLDIPKQTSRGSMSAMQHFRNLDKKATDDESNELGCLHQNSITQLCIVSGTKAHVDKYSSVGLDGAMVLWDFKVLPTYTTYTKGCGHPVK; the protein is encoded by the exons AGATTGCTGTCAGCCCCAACAGCAGTGTGGTGATCATCTATGAGAAGAAGGGGAGCGAGTGGGCCAAGATCCACGAGCTGACTGAGCACAGTGGACGAATCACAG GCATCGACTGGGCTCCGGATTCGAACCGCATCGTGACGTGTGCATCGGACCGTAATGCGTACGTGTGGACCCTGAAGGACAAGGTGTGGAAGCCCACTCTGGTGTTGGTGAGGATCAACCGGGCTGCTACTTTTGTCAAGTGGTCCCCTCTGGAGAATAAGTTTGCCCTGGGCAGCGGTGCTCGCCTCATCTCTGTCTGCTACTTCGAGAAGGAGAACGACTG GTGGCTCAGTAAGCACATAAAGAAGAGCATCCGGTCCACGGTGATGTGTCTGGACTGGCACCCCAACAACATCCTGTTGGCTGCAGGATCCTCTGActtccactgcag GATCTTCTCTGCCTACATCAAGGAAATCGAGGAAAAGCCTGGCCCGACAGCTTGGGGGGCTAAGATGCCATTTGGGGAGATGCTGCTGGAGACCAAGGACTGTGGAGGTTGGGTACACAGTGTCTCCTTCTCCCCCAGCGGAGACCACCTGGCCTGGGTCGCTCACAACAGCAGCATCAGTGTGGCCGACGCCACCCAGGGGAAAGA GGTGACTCAGCTGACAACGGACCGTCTCCCTCTAGTGAGCGTGCTCTATGTGAGCCCCACAGAGATGGTTGCCGCG GGCCATGACTGCTGTCCGTTTCAGTTCTCCTATAAGGGCCCAGGCAGTCTGAAGTTTGTTAAGAAGCTGGACATCCCCAAGCAGACCTCTAGGGGCAGCATGTCCGCCATGCAACACTTCCGCAATCTGGATAAGAAGGCTACTGACGACGAGAGCAACGAGCTGGGCTGCCTGCACCAGAACAGCATCAC TCAGCTGTGTATCGTGTCAGGAACTAAGGCCCACGTGGACAAGTACAGCAGTGTGGGTCTGGACGGAGCTATGGTCCTCTGGGACTTCAAGGTACTGCCTACATACACCACATATACAAAAGGATGTGGACACCCCGTCAAATGA